The Haemophilus parainfluenzae genome window below encodes:
- a CDS encoding DeoR/GlpR family DNA-binding transcription regulator: MKRNIQHRNTQQRRHAIMQLLQEQGEVSVEQLVQLFDTSEVTIRKDLTALESNGFLLRKYGGAILMPQEIIEEEQDDELSQRKLVLAKAAAERIRDHNRIIVDSGSTTAALIKQLNRKQGLVVMTNSLSVTTALRSLENEPTLLMTGGTWDTRSESFQGNIAEQVLRSYDFDQLFIGADGIDLERGTTTFNELVRLSQVMAEVSREVIVMVESQKIGRKMPNVELTWQQIDVLITDNKLSQADKEAIMAQGVEVICVDVA, encoded by the coding sequence CATGCCATTATGCAGCTACTGCAAGAACAAGGTGAAGTCAGTGTAGAACAGCTAGTACAATTATTTGACACTTCTGAAGTGACGATTCGAAAAGATCTCACTGCATTAGAAAGTAATGGTTTCCTTCTTCGTAAATACGGTGGTGCCATTTTAATGCCACAAGAAATCATCGAAGAAGAACAAGATGATGAACTTTCGCAACGAAAGTTAGTCTTAGCAAAGGCAGCTGCAGAACGTATTCGTGATCACAATCGCATTATTGTAGATAGTGGCAGCACGACCGCAGCATTGATTAAGCAGCTTAATCGTAAACAAGGCTTAGTTGTGATGACAAATTCGCTTTCTGTGACCACGGCATTACGTTCACTCGAAAATGAACCGACACTCTTAATGACGGGAGGTACTTGGGACACGCGTTCTGAATCCTTCCAAGGCAATATTGCCGAGCAAGTGCTACGTTCTTATGATTTTGACCAATTATTTATTGGTGCCGATGGCATTGATTTAGAACGTGGTACAACAACATTTAATGAGTTAGTTCGCTTAAGCCAAGTGATGGCTGAAGTGTCTCGTGAAGTGATTGTGATGGTGGAATCACAAAAAATTGGCAGAAAAATGCCAAATGTGGAATTAACCTGGCAGCAAATTGATGTGCTGATTACCGATAACAAATTATCTCAGGCCGACAAAGAAGCCATAATGGCGCAAGGCGTAGAAGTAATTTGTGTAGATGTGGCATAA
- the glmS gene encoding glutamine--fructose-6-phosphate transaminase (isomerizing): protein MCGIVGAVAQRDVAEILINGLHRLEYRGYDSAGVAVVAPNHELHRVRCLGKVKALDEAVAVKPLIGGTGIAHTRWATHGEPSEANAHPHTSGNFAVVHNGIIENHEELRELLKSRGYVFNSQTDTEVIAHLVEWEMRTAATLLEAVQKTVKQLTGAYGMVVLDREHPEHLVAARSGSPLVIGLGIGENFLASDQLALLSVTRRFIYLEEGDIAEITRRTVDIYDANGQKVEREVHESNLENDAAEKGKFRHFMQKEIYEQPNALINTMEGRILHNNVIVDAIGNGAAEILEKVEHIQIVACGTSYNAGMTARYWFEALAGVSCDVEIASEFRYRKFVTRPNSLLVTISQSGETADTLAALRLAKEKGYMAALTICNVSSSSLVRESDLAFMIRAGVEVGVASTKAFTTQLAALLMLVTAIGKVKGNISNEKEVEIVKALQSLPAEIEKALAFDKDIETLAEDFAEKNHALFLGRGEFYPIAMEASLKLKEISYIHAEAYAAGELKHGPLALIDADMPVIVVAPNNELLEKVKSNIEEVRARGGQLYVFADKEAGFTPSEGMKIITMPKVNEIVAPIFYTVPMQLLSYHVALIKGTDVDQPRNLAKSVTVE from the coding sequence ATGTGTGGTATTGTTGGTGCGGTAGCACAACGTGATGTAGCAGAAATTTTAATTAATGGTTTACACCGCTTAGAATATCGTGGTTATGACTCTGCGGGTGTTGCTGTCGTGGCTCCAAACCATGAATTACACCGCGTACGCTGCTTGGGTAAAGTAAAAGCCCTTGATGAAGCGGTAGCAGTAAAACCATTAATCGGTGGTACAGGGATTGCACACACGCGTTGGGCAACCCATGGTGAACCATCTGAAGCCAATGCTCACCCGCATACTTCGGGTAACTTTGCTGTCGTACATAACGGCATCATCGAAAATCACGAAGAATTACGTGAATTGCTTAAATCTCGTGGTTATGTGTTCAATTCTCAAACCGATACAGAAGTGATCGCTCACCTTGTTGAATGGGAAATGCGCACAGCCGCTACTCTACTTGAAGCCGTACAAAAAACTGTAAAACAACTTACTGGTGCATACGGTATGGTGGTATTAGATCGCGAACATCCAGAACATTTAGTTGCAGCGCGTTCAGGTAGCCCATTAGTAATTGGTTTAGGGATTGGTGAAAATTTCCTGGCATCTGACCAACTTGCGTTATTAAGCGTGACTCGTCGTTTCATCTATTTAGAAGAAGGCGACATTGCCGAAATTACACGTCGCACTGTAGATATTTACGATGCAAATGGTCAAAAAGTAGAACGTGAAGTACACGAATCTAACCTTGAAAATGATGCAGCAGAAAAAGGCAAATTCCGCCATTTCATGCAAAAAGAAATCTATGAGCAACCAAATGCATTAATCAACACCATGGAAGGTCGTATCCTTCACAATAACGTGATTGTGGATGCTATTGGTAATGGCGCAGCTGAAATTTTAGAAAAAGTTGAACACATTCAAATTGTGGCTTGTGGTACCTCTTATAATGCAGGGATGACTGCTCGTTACTGGTTTGAAGCACTTGCTGGCGTGAGCTGTGATGTCGAAATCGCGTCTGAATTCCGCTATCGCAAATTTGTCACTCGCCCAAATAGCTTGTTAGTGACTATCTCTCAATCAGGTGAAACAGCGGATACTCTTGCAGCACTTCGTCTTGCAAAAGAAAAAGGTTACATGGCTGCCTTAACAATCTGTAACGTATCAAGTTCATCTTTAGTACGTGAATCGGATCTTGCATTCATGATTCGTGCAGGCGTTGAAGTCGGTGTGGCATCAACCAAAGCATTTACCACTCAGTTAGCAGCATTATTAATGTTAGTGACTGCAATCGGTAAAGTAAAAGGCAATATCTCAAACGAAAAAGAAGTGGAAATTGTAAAAGCGTTACAATCACTTCCGGCTGAAATTGAAAAAGCCCTTGCCTTTGATAAAGACATCGAAACATTAGCAGAAGACTTCGCTGAGAAAAACCATGCGCTTTTCTTAGGTCGTGGTGAGTTCTACCCTATCGCAATGGAAGCTTCATTGAAGTTAAAAGAAATTTCTTATATCCATGCTGAAGCTTATGCAGCAGGTGAATTAAAACACGGTCCACTTGCCTTGATTGATGCGGACATGCCGGTTATCGTAGTTGCACCAAACAATGAATTACTTGAAAAAGTAAAATCAAACATTGAAGAAGTGCGCGCGCGTGGCGGCCAACTTTATGTTTTCGCGGATAAAGAAGCGGGCTTCACACCAAGTGAAGGCATGAAAATCATCACCATGCCAAAAGTAAATGAAATTGTTGCACCAATTTTCTATACCGTTCCAATGCAATTATTGTCATACCATGTAGCATTAATTAAAGGAACCGACGTGGATCAACCTCGTAACTTAGCAAAATCGGTAACAGTAGAATAA
- the lpxH gene encoding UDP-2,3-diacylglucosamine diphosphatase encodes MKPIYFIADLHLSETHPELTALFNDFMKTKAQEAQAVYILGDLFDFWIGDDEISPLISQVKQLIKNLTEKGIACYFIHGNRDFLIGKKFAQDCGLMLLLDYHCVDLYGVKTLICHGDTLCVDDVKYQQFRRKVHQNWRQRLFLCLPLKVRLKIAEKIRAKSKQDKQYKSLDIMDVNLAFTAQTVKEFGVERLIHGHTHREAIHQEETYTRIVLGDWRKDYASILEVTENGYRFI; translated from the coding sequence ATGAAACCCATTTATTTTATTGCAGATCTTCATTTGAGCGAAACGCATCCAGAATTAACCGCACTTTTTAACGATTTTATGAAAACCAAGGCGCAAGAAGCGCAAGCGGTTTATATTCTGGGGGATCTTTTTGATTTTTGGATTGGTGATGATGAAATTTCACCTTTAATTTCACAAGTAAAACAGTTGATTAAAAACCTGACAGAAAAGGGCATTGCTTGTTATTTCATTCATGGCAATCGAGATTTTCTCATCGGGAAAAAATTTGCACAAGATTGTGGTTTAATGTTATTGCTGGACTATCATTGTGTTGATCTCTATGGTGTGAAAACCTTAATTTGCCACGGTGATACCTTATGTGTTGATGATGTGAAATATCAGCAATTTCGCCGAAAAGTGCATCAAAATTGGCGACAAAGGCTGTTTTTATGTTTGCCACTAAAAGTGCGGTTAAAAATTGCAGAGAAAATTCGCGCGAAGAGTAAACAAGATAAGCAATATAAGTCACTGGATATTATGGATGTGAATTTAGCGTTTACGGCACAAACAGTGAAAGAATTTGGCGTTGAGCGGTTAATTCACGGTCATACGCATCGAGAAGCCATTCATCAGGAAGAAACATACACGCGAATTGTGTTAGGCGATTGGCGAAAGGATTATGCCTCAATTTTGGAAGTGACAGAAAACGGTTATCGGTTTATTTAA
- a CDS encoding 1-acylglycerol-3-phosphate O-acyltransferase: MLKIARILIVALCCILICVLGTIYSFIRFKNPSNVGVMARWFGRLYPLFGLEVEHRFPQNKENMPRCIYIGNHQNNFDMVTISYMVLPRTVSVGKKSLIWIPFFGILYWVTGNIFLDRENRSKAHSTMTELARRINKDNLSIWMFPEGTRSRGRGLLPFKTGAFHAAIAAGVPIVPVVCSTTHNKIDLNRWDNGKVICEMMEPIDVSSYTKDNVRELATYCHDLMEKRIAELDAEIAQGK; the protein is encoded by the coding sequence ATGTTAAAAATCGCCAGAATTCTCATCGTTGCACTTTGTTGTATTTTAATTTGTGTGCTCGGTACGATCTATTCCTTTATTCGTTTCAAAAATCCAAGCAATGTGGGCGTTATGGCTCGCTGGTTTGGTCGCTTATACCCTTTATTTGGCTTAGAAGTAGAACACCGTTTTCCACAAAATAAAGAGAATATGCCTCGTTGTATTTATATCGGTAACCACCAAAATAATTTCGATATGGTCACCATCTCTTACATGGTATTACCTCGCACGGTGAGTGTAGGTAAAAAAAGCCTGATTTGGATTCCTTTTTTCGGCATTTTGTATTGGGTGACGGGCAATATTTTCTTAGATCGTGAAAATCGCTCTAAAGCACACAGCACGATGACAGAACTTGCTCGTCGTATCAATAAAGATAACCTGTCAATTTGGATGTTCCCTGAAGGCACTCGTAGCCGTGGTCGCGGCTTATTGCCATTCAAAACAGGGGCATTCCATGCAGCAATTGCAGCTGGCGTACCAATCGTGCCTGTTGTGTGTTCGACGACTCATAACAAAATTGATTTAAATCGTTGGGATAACGGTAAAGTGATTTGTGAAATGATGGAGCCGATTGATGTGTCATCCTACACCAAAGACAATGTTCGCGAACTTGCTACTTACTGCCACGATTTGATGGAAAAACGCATCGCTGAACTTGATGCTGAAATTGCACAAGGAAAATAA
- a CDS encoding multicopper oxidase domain-containing protein, which produces MLRLSRRQLLKTTAISTALAATPQSVLAASREKLTIPPLMEAKRGRPIILNMEETGYKLDGSHSVSVWGFNGNYLGPTIRIKSGSFAKLNYHNNLPQSIALSIQGLQASGELFGGAAKVLKKGESWAPIIPIDQPASTCWYRSATLANSAYQTYRGIVGMWLIEDDQSLKSQLPHKYGVDDIPLILQDMEFNGDGLQLFKQNQPHFVGNRLLVNGQEAPYLDVPRGWVRLRLLNASLARAYDLRLDNEQDMLLVARDLGFLPQGKAINSLILAPGERAEVLVNLSEGEGVSLISGAKRGFFDKIKNVFSSGNDFADNTVLELRPQGEISAFSKKMNEQFNTDATTMLESKIAQERTFELDVTNGLINKQRFDPRRLDVSAKVGTVERWIINSSLPVGFTIQGAKFVIESQDDVNVDASELAWKDTVWVKKKVQILVKFEQASSNTHPFLFGSSNLMLADMGCLGITIVQ; this is translated from the coding sequence ATGTTGCGTCTTTCTCGTCGCCAATTATTAAAAACTACCGCAATTTCAACCGCACTTGCTGCCACACCTCAATCGGTATTAGCGGCATCCCGTGAAAAATTAACCATTCCGCCGTTGATGGAAGCAAAACGTGGTCGCCCAATTATTCTTAATATGGAAGAAACCGGCTACAAGTTAGATGGCTCACATAGTGTCAGTGTATGGGGCTTTAACGGCAATTATCTTGGACCCACTATTCGCATCAAATCGGGTTCCTTTGCAAAACTCAATTATCACAACAATTTGCCACAAAGTATTGCTCTCTCTATTCAGGGATTACAAGCCAGTGGCGAATTATTTGGCGGTGCCGCAAAAGTCCTCAAAAAAGGAGAATCTTGGGCACCAATTATCCCTATAGACCAACCTGCCTCGACTTGCTGGTATCGTTCAGCGACCCTTGCTAACTCGGCCTATCAAACCTATCGTGGCATTGTGGGAATGTGGTTGATTGAAGATGATCAAAGCCTAAAATCACAACTTCCTCACAAATATGGTGTGGACGATATTCCATTAATCTTACAAGACATGGAATTTAACGGAGACGGATTACAATTATTCAAGCAAAATCAACCGCACTTTGTCGGTAATCGTCTTCTCGTTAATGGACAGGAAGCCCCTTATCTTGACGTCCCTCGCGGTTGGGTGCGTTTGCGTTTGCTCAATGCTTCATTAGCAAGAGCCTATGATCTCCGTTTAGATAACGAACAAGACATGTTGCTCGTTGCACGAGACCTAGGCTTTTTACCACAAGGCAAAGCAATTAATTCTCTCATTCTTGCACCAGGTGAACGTGCTGAAGTATTAGTCAATTTAAGCGAAGGGGAAGGTGTATCGCTCATCTCTGGGGCTAAACGTGGTTTCTTCGACAAAATCAAAAATGTGTTCAGCTCAGGCAATGATTTTGCAGATAACACCGTTTTAGAACTTCGCCCACAAGGTGAAATCTCCGCATTCAGTAAAAAAATGAATGAGCAATTTAATACTGATGCCACGACTATGCTCGAAAGTAAAATCGCCCAAGAACGCACCTTTGAACTAGATGTGACTAACGGCTTAATCAACAAGCAACGTTTTGACCCGCGTCGACTTGATGTTTCGGCTAAAGTCGGTACCGTCGAACGTTGGATCATCAACAGCTCGCTGCCTGTCGGTTTCACCATTCAAGGCGCTAAATTTGTGATTGAAAGCCAAGATGATGTTAACGTCGATGCGTCGGAGCTAGCCTGGAAAGACACGGTTTGGGTGAAAAAGAAAGTACAAATTTTAGTAAAATTTGAACAAGCTTCATCAAATACCCATCCATTCTTATTTGGCTCATCCAATTTAATGCTGGCAGATATGGGCTGCCTTGGTATAACGATCGTTCAATAA
- a CDS encoding MmcQ/YjbR family DNA-binding protein, translated as MRQAQQIFDYAANQYSTQPEYLWEKYPEYAILRHGNAKGKWYALIGKIRKMKLGLQEEGETDFINLKCPPDMVSILRQSPNFLPAYHMNKTHWLTIVLDHGVETEEIFKLLDWSYDLTK; from the coding sequence ATGCGCCAAGCACAACAAATCTTTGATTATGCAGCCAATCAATATTCGACGCAGCCAGAATATCTTTGGGAAAAATATCCCGAATATGCCATCTTACGCCATGGTAATGCCAAAGGGAAATGGTATGCACTTATTGGCAAAATCAGAAAAATGAAGCTTGGTTTACAAGAAGAAGGAGAGACTGATTTTATCAATCTTAAATGTCCACCCGATATGGTGAGCATTTTGAGACAATCACCTAATTTCTTGCCAGCCTACCACATGAACAAAACTCACTGGCTAACGATTGTGTTAGATCATGGCGTAGAAACCGAAGAAATCTTCAAATTGTTGGATTGGAGCTACGACTTAACAAAGTAG
- a CDS encoding ABC transporter substrate-binding protein: MTMNRRDFLRMSAALTAAGMSPSLFAATKEQFTIYGAPAMPSVTIAVAAAQGKLAKQADVALEIWRSPDQLRAGVASGQFKVMMSPSNVGVNLRNQGQQVGMVNILTNGITQLMCKGSAITSPQELVGKKILVPFKNDMPDIVLQALLKKLNIDINKVDITYAATPTEAIGLFLLKDFHAAILPEPMASAVVLKAKIVGTEIVRGFDLVKEWGQAFNTKPLIPMAGIIANEEYFHAHKAEFDLLHQDLSDALNWIMANRKSAAEIGANYLPAPEAAIEMGLDGARLTVTKASELKNEIMQFYETLMAFNPKLLGGKLPDDKFFLA; the protein is encoded by the coding sequence ATGACAATGAATAGACGTGATTTTTTAAGAATGAGCGCAGCACTCACGGCAGCGGGCATGTCGCCTTCTCTCTTTGCAGCAACAAAAGAGCAATTTACCATTTATGGCGCACCAGCGATGCCAAGTGTGACCATTGCGGTGGCGGCAGCACAAGGTAAATTAGCCAAACAAGCGGATGTAGCATTAGAAATTTGGCGTTCGCCTGATCAGTTGCGCGCAGGCGTGGCAAGTGGACAATTTAAAGTGATGATGAGCCCGAGTAATGTGGGTGTGAATTTACGTAATCAAGGGCAACAAGTTGGCATGGTGAATATTCTCACCAATGGGATTACGCAATTGATGTGCAAAGGTAGTGCCATTACTTCACCGCAAGAATTAGTGGGTAAAAAAATCCTTGTGCCATTTAAAAACGATATGCCAGACATCGTATTACAAGCTTTACTGAAAAAACTGAATATTGATATTAATAAAGTGGATATCACCTATGCGGCAACACCAACTGAAGCAATTGGTTTGTTCTTGCTTAAAGATTTCCATGCGGCCATCTTGCCAGAACCGATGGCGAGTGCCGTTGTGCTGAAAGCTAAAATTGTTGGTACGGAGATTGTACGCGGCTTTGATTTAGTGAAAGAATGGGGTCAAGCGTTTAACACGAAACCGCTTATTCCAATGGCGGGCATTATTGCTAACGAAGAATACTTCCACGCACACAAGGCTGAGTTTGATCTACTTCACCAAGATTTAAGTGATGCGTTAAACTGGATTATGGCTAACCGAAAAAGTGCGGCTGAAATTGGCGCTAATTATCTTCCTGCTCCAGAAGCCGCTATTGAAATGGGCTTAGACGGTGCGCGCTTGACGGTGACCAAAGCCAGTGAACTGAAGAATGAAATCATGCAATTCTATGAAACTTTGATGGCGTTCAATCCAAAACTCTTAGGTGGTAAATTACCAGATGATAAATTCTTCTTGGCTTAA
- a CDS encoding ABC transporter permease yields MIKTDKIRKPQPVLFYIIDYLWSGFTGLSVAMMVVALWAWGSAIFGEFMLPAPADVFQKALELLDHFQQNEIGISLWRSVVGITIALVAGLAAGLIAGSFKTAMALLKPVITILLAMPPIIWVVMALFWFGFGNPSVLFTIIVLVAPLTFASAAMGMASVNKQHEELFDAYKLGLWKKIRYLYIPHLTGYVISSIGVAVAMGVKVVIMAELLGANEGVGAQIADARAMLDTSTVMAYVLLVIVFVSLFEYLITKPLEILFMPWRR; encoded by the coding sequence ATGATTAAAACTGACAAAATCCGTAAACCACAACCAGTCCTGTTTTACATCATCGACTACCTCTGGAGCGGTTTTACCGGCTTGAGTGTAGCGATGATGGTTGTTGCTTTGTGGGCTTGGGGCAGTGCGATATTTGGTGAATTTATGCTGCCTGCTCCCGCGGATGTTTTTCAAAAAGCCCTTGAGCTGCTCGATCATTTCCAACAAAACGAAATCGGTATTTCGTTATGGCGTTCTGTGGTAGGTATTACCATTGCATTAGTCGCTGGCTTAGCTGCAGGGTTGATTGCGGGCAGCTTTAAAACCGCTATGGCATTGCTTAAACCCGTCATTACGATTTTGTTAGCCATGCCGCCAATTATTTGGGTTGTGATGGCCTTATTTTGGTTTGGCTTTGGCAATCCTAGCGTACTATTTACCATTATCGTATTAGTCGCCCCGCTGACCTTTGCCAGTGCTGCCATGGGCATGGCAAGTGTAAACAAACAACATGAAGAATTGTTTGATGCGTACAAGCTTGGATTGTGGAAAAAAATCCGCTATTTGTATATTCCCCATCTCACGGGCTATGTGATTTCCAGCATTGGCGTCGCGGTTGCGATGGGCGTAAAAGTGGTAATTATGGCAGAGCTTTTGGGTGCCAATGAGGGGGTGGGAGCACAGATTGCCGATGCCAGAGCCATGTTAGATACTTCAACGGTCATGGCTTATGTGTTGTTGGTGATTGTGTTTGTTTCCCTCTTTGAATATTTGATTACCAAGCCATTGGAAATCCTGTTTATGCCGTGGAGAAGATAA
- a CDS encoding ATP-binding cassette domain-containing protein, with the protein MLSLKNVRFEILRDPIVRDFSMDLQPGEVKTLFGPSGCGKTTVLRLISGLETPKSGEIKNTFRKTGFLFQENRLLENLTAMQNIAIFMDNPNENEIIALAEKIGLSSGDLNKYPTELSGGMAKRVAFLRLLLCGCDLALLDEPFVGLDRDLRDILAAMLVEKIEQQGMACILVTHDRFEAARLSREIMQLSPKGMDVQNVITLPTPLSERNSAFEETVVAREFQGIHYYE; encoded by the coding sequence ATGCTGAGTTTAAAGAATGTGCGTTTTGAAATTCTCCGGGATCCCATCGTGCGCGATTTCAGTATGGATTTACAACCAGGCGAAGTGAAAACTTTATTCGGTCCTAGTGGCTGTGGCAAAACTACGGTACTGCGTTTAATTTCAGGTTTGGAAACGCCAAAATCGGGCGAAATCAAGAATACATTCCGTAAAACCGGATTTCTGTTTCAAGAAAATCGTCTATTAGAAAATCTCACTGCTATGCAGAATATCGCCATTTTTATGGATAATCCTAATGAAAATGAAATCATTGCGCTGGCAGAAAAGATCGGGCTTTCTTCGGGTGATTTGAATAAATACCCGACCGAATTATCGGGCGGTATGGCAAAACGCGTGGCATTTTTGCGTCTATTACTATGCGGCTGTGATTTAGCCTTATTGGACGAACCTTTTGTCGGTTTGGATCGCGATTTACGTGATATTTTAGCCGCTATGTTAGTGGAAAAAATTGAGCAACAAGGCATGGCTTGCATTTTAGTGACGCACGATCGCTTTGAAGCGGCTCGATTAAGCCGAGAGATTATGCAGCTTTCTCCAAAAGGGATGGATGTTCAAAATGTGATTACCTTGCCAACGCCATTATCCGAACGTAATTCAGCCTTTGAAGAAACCGTAGTCGCACGCGAATTTCAAGGAATCCATTACTATGAATAA
- a CDS encoding NnrS family protein, which produces MNNFFTHPMRPFFVGAAILAIVGALSFFISPDDLILHRKIFLEFMLPAAYGGFLTASMLEWTNYKGNLKPIATILAVLLLAGLVLLPFSPQTASFLVAAYWLTLLLFCAWLFWLDRNTDNFTLLMLLAAFTVCQTAYAMTDSLKLLRAQVHLNMAAVMFVSIRVSILLGAEALKESTLKDPVFIPNVVYKNIAITFLLLHTAAELWLPAQTAAFTAFAAGFILLAKLRELHHHELLRKHYVRTYYFLQLFAAIGYLWIGINKLIDEPTADPLHMVTLGGILGSMMMIWLTAGLWHSGFTKLDYPKLCRLAVLCLFTAALSRACLMYVDELFFITIPAILIAIVFVLYLATFVPIFRNNAFTDDPE; this is translated from the coding sequence ATGAATAATTTCTTTACCCATCCGATGCGACCCTTCTTTGTTGGTGCAGCCATTCTTGCGATTGTTGGTGCATTGAGCTTTTTCATCAGCCCCGATGATCTCATCCTACACCGCAAAATATTCTTAGAATTTATGCTACCAGCCGCATACGGCGGCTTTCTGACGGCTTCCATGCTCGAATGGACAAATTACAAAGGTAATTTAAAACCTATTGCGACGATTTTAGCGGTGCTCTTGCTTGCAGGATTAGTGTTATTGCCATTTTCCCCGCAAACTGCCTCGTTTTTAGTGGCAGCTTATTGGCTCACGTTGTTACTCTTTTGTGCTTGGCTGTTTTGGTTGGATCGCAATACCGACAATTTTACTTTACTGATGTTACTTGCAGCATTTACGGTTTGCCAGACGGCTTACGCCATGACTGATAGTCTGAAATTATTGCGAGCACAGGTGCATTTAAATATGGCGGCAGTGATGTTTGTATCAATTCGAGTCAGCATACTCTTAGGCGCAGAGGCACTGAAAGAAAGTACATTGAAAGATCCCGTATTTATCCCGAATGTCGTGTATAAAAATATCGCGATTACATTTTTATTACTTCATACCGCAGCAGAGCTTTGGTTGCCTGCACAAACAGCCGCTTTTACAGCCTTTGCCGCTGGCTTTATTTTGCTTGCCAAACTGCGAGAATTGCACCATCACGAACTACTACGTAAACATTACGTACGCACTTATTATTTCCTTCAATTGTTCGCCGCAATTGGTTATTTGTGGATTGGCATAAATAAATTAATTGATGAACCTACTGCCGATCCGTTACACATGGTAACACTCGGCGGCATTCTCGGCAGTATGATGATGATTTGGCTCACTGCAGGATTATGGCATAGTGGCTTTACGAAACTGGATTACCCAAAACTCTGTCGCCTTGCCGTACTTTGTCTTTTCACGGCGGCACTTTCCCGAGCTTGTTTGATGTATGTGGACGAGCTGTTTTTTATCACGATTCCCGCTATTTTAATTGCCATTGTGTTTGTGCTTTATCTCGCAACCTTTGTGCCGATATTCCGAAACAATGCCTTTACGGATGATCCGGAGTAA
- a CDS encoding MerR family transcriptional regulator yields MKIHELSKQSGIHLETIRYYEKMGLMPEPKRLANGYRDYDEASLKQLKFIKTCRALDFSLAEIKFFNEMKTQQSQHCEVDSMLAKHLVSVEEKITELTEIKHFLQSLITEDEHQAADCKAMAQLKAY; encoded by the coding sequence ATGAAGATTCACGAACTCAGCAAACAAAGCGGTATTCATTTAGAAACCATTCGTTATTATGAAAAAATGGGTTTAATGCCGGAGCCTAAACGGCTGGCAAATGGTTATCGAGATTATGATGAAGCCAGTTTGAAGCAATTAAAATTTATTAAAACCTGCCGAGCGTTAGATTTTAGCTTGGCCGAAATTAAATTTTTTAATGAGATGAAAACGCAGCAATCTCAACATTGTGAAGTGGATAGTATGTTGGCAAAACATTTGGTTTCAGTCGAAGAAAAAATTACCGAACTGACTGAAATTAAACATTTCCTACAAAGTTTAATTACCGAAGATGAGCATCAAGCTGCAGATTGTAAAGCAATGGCCCAATTAAAAGCCTATTAA
- a CDS encoding cation diffusion facilitator family transporter, with amino-acid sequence MSDHHSHEHHDHSSHEHIPQDKKILALSFAIITGFMVVEFVGGYWFNSLVLMADAGHMANDSLSLFLALLALFLSAQKQRYIALLNSGSLIVVALMILVEAIQRWQNPIEMMALPMLGVASLGLLVNLFVAWIMLKSDHDNLNIKAAYLHVLTDLFGSVIAILSGLGAYFLGWQWVDPLASMILSVLVLKSGIEAFRLALKNT; translated from the coding sequence ATGTCCGACCACCATTCCCATGAACATCATGACCATTCATCTCATGAACATATTCCACAAGATAAAAAAATCTTAGCGCTCAGTTTTGCCATCATTACCGGCTTTATGGTTGTCGAATTTGTTGGCGGCTATTGGTTTAACAGTTTGGTACTCATGGCTGATGCGGGACACATGGCAAATGATAGCTTATCGTTATTTTTAGCCTTGTTAGCGTTGTTTCTATCCGCTCAAAAACAACGATACATTGCCCTACTTAATAGCGGCTCATTGATTGTTGTGGCATTGATGATTTTAGTTGAAGCGATTCAACGCTGGCAAAATCCCATCGAGATGATGGCATTACCGATGCTTGGTGTGGCATCTTTAGGATTACTCGTCAATCTTTTCGTTGCTTGGATAATGTTGAAAAGTGATCATGACAATCTCAATATCAAAGCAGCTTATCTGCATGTATTAACAGATTTATTTGGCTCCGTTATCGCGATTCTTTCAGGATTAGGCGCTTATTTTCTCGGATGGCAATGGGTTGATCCATTGGCAAGTATGATATTGAGTGTTCTCGTGCTAAAAAGCGGAATTGAGGCATTTCGCTTGGCATTAAAAAACACCTAA